The Desulfomicrobium orale DSM 12838 genome includes a window with the following:
- a CDS encoding glucan biosynthesis protein: MAFFLCPSVALAKPAAFGMQDVETLARNLAAAPFVDNKGQIPAVLKSISYDDWRDIRFVPDKSLWRGDKLPFELQFFHPGLFYDQTVAINIVDSGKVTRLPFDTSAFNYGRNTFADQIPQNMGYAGFRIHAAINKKSYLDEFLVFLGASYFRAVAKGQLYGLSARGLAIDTAESTGEEFPFFKEFWIVKPGKKDKSITIYALLDSRRVTGAFKFEATPGSETVIDVDSVLFLREPVKKLGIAPLTSMFVFGENSNPRLMNDFRPEVHDSDGLMARFENEEWIWRPLQNPKTLAVNAFKASNIKGMGLMQRDTEYENYLDLEARYHLRPSVWIEPKNSSWGAGHLHLVQIPSPEEIHDNIVTFWTPDTLPKPGESLPFSYRIRWCAPKKVASPEGRVLFTRTGVGKKANSHKFVLEFEGGKLDDLPDDAALDANVWIGTGGKLRDKRVYRNAITGTWRLVFEVEPDAASPLSMVLPDKRPLVEMRATLLHGITPLTETWTYAVKL; the protein is encoded by the coding sequence ATGGCATTTTTTCTTTGCCCTTCCGTAGCGCTGGCCAAACCCGCGGCCTTTGGCATGCAGGATGTGGAAACTCTGGCCAGAAATCTGGCGGCCGCGCCCTTTGTGGACAACAAAGGTCAGATTCCGGCTGTCCTCAAGTCCATCTCCTATGACGATTGGCGGGACATCCGTTTCGTGCCGGACAAAAGCCTCTGGCGCGGCGACAAGCTGCCCTTCGAACTGCAGTTTTTTCATCCCGGTCTTTTCTACGATCAGACTGTGGCCATCAATATCGTCGACTCCGGCAAAGTAACCAGGCTCCCCTTTGATACTTCGGCCTTCAACTACGGCCGCAACACCTTTGCGGATCAGATTCCCCAGAACATGGGATATGCGGGATTTCGTATCCACGCCGCCATCAACAAGAAGAGCTATCTGGACGAATTCCTGGTCTTTCTCGGCGCGAGCTACTTCCGGGCCGTGGCCAAAGGCCAGTTATACGGTCTGTCCGCCCGTGGCCTGGCCATTGATACGGCCGAGTCCACAGGAGAGGAATTTCCTTTTTTCAAGGAGTTCTGGATCGTCAAACCGGGCAAGAAAGACAAGAGCATTACCATTTACGCCCTCCTCGACTCCCGGCGGGTGACCGGGGCGTTCAAGTTCGAGGCCACGCCCGGGTCGGAAACCGTTATTGATGTGGACTCGGTCCTTTTTCTTCGGGAACCCGTGAAGAAACTGGGTATCGCCCCCCTGACCAGCATGTTCGTGTTCGGGGAAAACTCCAATCCCCGCCTCATGAACGACTTCCGCCCGGAGGTGCACGACTCGGACGGGCTCATGGCCAGATTTGAAAACGAAGAATGGATATGGAGACCCCTGCAAAATCCCAAAACCCTGGCAGTGAACGCCTTCAAAGCGTCCAATATCAAAGGCATGGGGCTCATGCAGCGGGATACGGAGTACGAAAATTATCTTGATCTCGAAGCCCGTTACCATCTGCGACCCAGCGTATGGATTGAACCCAAGAACAGCAGCTGGGGGGCGGGGCATCTGCATCTGGTTCAGATTCCTTCCCCGGAGGAAATCCACGACAACATCGTCACCTTCTGGACCCCGGACACCCTGCCGAAACCGGGCGAGTCCCTGCCGTTTTCCTACAGAATCCGCTGGTGCGCGCCCAAAAAAGTGGCTTCTCCCGAAGGCCGGGTTCTGTTCACGCGAACGGGTGTGGGAAAAAAGGCCAATTCACACAAATTTGTTCTGGAGTTTGAGGGCGGCAAGCTGGACGACCTGCCCGACGACGCGGCTCTCGATGCCAATGTCTGGATCGGCACCGGTGGAAAACTCCGCGACAAGCGTGTATACCGCAATGCTATCACCGGGACATGGCGGCTGGTCTTTGAGGTCGAACCGGACGCCGCTTCTCCCCTATCCATGGTGCTGCCGGACAAGCGTCCACTCGTGGAGATGCGGGCCACTCTGCTTCATGGCATCACCCCGCTTACCGAAACCTGGACGTACGCCGTCAAACTATGA
- a CDS encoding MFS transporter, which produces MNHSAPHTAPPFAPVLPALFLATAVFFDNFLARSIFGPLLLPISVQVRQSLAQSAQIFVFLSAGYSLSVLCAGFLSRYAGHKNTIIVSLAAIGTALFGMAGSQSLWQFCAWIFLMGAGAGLYLPSGVVTITEITPSAHWSQAFAVHELAPNLAFCMAPLLAEVCLRSGGLPILFRIVGGVSLGMALLYALRGPRIRRPGVAPALGNVMDIARRGAFWRVTVLFVLAVGAEIGVYNLIPALLVEEKGLDQRTANLLLGASRLLPIIFLPFMGRVIRRAGYRKVMTVCLAGMGMATLCCGYGPLWWSVAMLALQPVFVVCFFPPGFAALSLVCPKTVNDLGVSLTIMCTSLIGAGAVPALLAWAGENYSFPLAFACFGVLVLAGGVWALSRLRIPE; this is translated from the coding sequence ATGAACCACTCCGCCCCGCATACGGCTCCGCCCTTCGCTCCGGTCCTGCCCGCCCTGTTTCTGGCCACGGCCGTTTTTTTCGACAACTTTCTGGCCCGGAGCATCTTCGGCCCGCTGCTTCTGCCCATCAGCGTCCAGGTAAGGCAGAGTCTGGCCCAGTCCGCGCAAATCTTTGTCTTTCTGTCGGCCGGGTACAGCCTGTCGGTGCTGTGCGCGGGATTTCTGTCCCGGTACGCGGGCCACAAAAATACCATCATCGTTTCTCTGGCAGCCATCGGGACCGCTCTTTTCGGCATGGCCGGCAGCCAGTCCCTGTGGCAGTTCTGTGCCTGGATTTTTCTCATGGGTGCGGGGGCGGGCCTGTATCTGCCTTCGGGCGTGGTGACCATCACCGAAATCACACCCTCGGCGCACTGGAGTCAGGCCTTTGCCGTGCACGAACTGGCCCCCAATCTGGCCTTCTGCATGGCTCCGCTGCTGGCCGAAGTCTGCCTGCGCTCCGGCGGCCTGCCGATTCTGTTCCGGATTGTGGGAGGAGTCAGCCTGGGGATGGCCCTGCTTTATGCCCTGCGCGGACCGCGAATCAGGCGCCCCGGCGTGGCGCCCGCCCTGGGCAACGTCATGGACATCGCCCGGCGTGGAGCGTTCTGGAGGGTAACGGTGCTGTTCGTACTGGCCGTGGGTGCGGAAATCGGCGTGTACAATCTGATTCCCGCCCTTCTGGTGGAAGAAAAAGGGCTCGACCAGCGGACCGCCAATCTGCTTCTGGGAGCCAGCCGACTGCTTCCGATCATTTTTCTGCCGTTCATGGGCCGGGTCATCCGCCGCGCCGGATACCGCAAGGTGATGACCGTCTGTCTGGCGGGCATGGGAATGGCCACACTGTGCTGCGGATACGGCCCCCTCTGGTGGAGTGTCGCCATGCTCGCTCTGCAGCCGGTCTTCGTGGTCTGTTTCTTTCCGCCCGGATTCGCGGCGCTGTCCCTGGTCTGTCCCAAAACAGTGAATGATCTGGGCGTTTCCCTGACCATCATGTGCACGTCCCTGATCGGTGCCGGAGCCGTGCCCGCCCTGCTGGCCTGGGCCGGAGAAAACTACAGCTTTCCGCTGGCTTTCGCCTGCTTCGGCGTGCTCGTCCTTGCCGGGGGAGTATGGGCTCTGAGTCGGCTGCGCATTCCGGAATAA
- the mdoH gene encoding glucans biosynthesis glucosyltransferase MdoH, which produces MSREFLNEPWRKVASRRRLFLLALVLVPSIAAASVMGTLLPHKGATWLEVAIVFTFCVLFVWISLGFWTALAGFWTLLKKDDRFAVSRVQTEEDAPIRPHVKTAILFPVCNEDPERIMAGIYAVWRSLQRLGTEDSFDIHILSDSNDPDRWVQEEAAWNRLCTDLGVHGHIFYRRRRINLKRKSGNVADFCRRYGAHYTYMIVFDADSVMTGEILVRMVHIMERRRNVGILQTAPACTGRETLIARAQQFANRAYGPMYAAGLHHWFLGDAQFWGHNAIIRVQPFIRHCALGRLPGRPPLGGDILSHDFVESALMRRAGYSVWLAYDLEGSYEEVPPNLLNELKRDRRWCQGNLQHLRLVFTRGIFPGHRALFLNGVMSYGSALLWFLFLALSTTEAILEALVRPDYFMQSKTLFPVWPVWDPTPGITLLASTALVLFLPKLCAFFLILLKGRRRLFGGFFGLTGSIISEVALSTLLAPVRMLFHSKYVFLTLLGMGIGWGTQQRDDEGTSFWDAFRFHGGGTLLAFVWGSALFLINRVFFWWSSPLIFSLLLSIPISMLTSRAEVGRFFRALRIFITPEETKKPGEYQDIEAYLEEKDRQGLPLGMRAEDGFARAAADPGVNALHRTLLRGPRSLDPKIRQRREKLLEKALKTGPEGLSKKEKKELLYDAECMARLHEQIWELPGNTLLERWKVRSG; this is translated from the coding sequence ATGAGCCGTGAATTCCTGAATGAACCTTGGCGGAAGGTCGCCTCCCGCCGACGTCTTTTTCTGCTCGCGCTGGTTCTGGTTCCGTCCATAGCGGCGGCCAGCGTCATGGGTACCCTGCTGCCGCACAAGGGAGCCACGTGGCTTGAAGTGGCCATCGTGTTCACCTTCTGTGTCCTTTTCGTCTGGATATCCCTGGGCTTCTGGACCGCCCTGGCCGGTTTCTGGACACTGCTCAAAAAAGACGACCGATTCGCCGTGTCCCGGGTCCAGACCGAGGAAGACGCTCCCATCCGGCCTCACGTCAAGACCGCCATCCTTTTTCCGGTCTGTAACGAAGATCCGGAACGCATCATGGCCGGAATTTACGCCGTGTGGAGATCCCTGCAACGTCTGGGGACCGAAGACAGCTTCGACATCCACATTCTGAGCGATTCGAACGATCCCGACCGCTGGGTGCAGGAAGAGGCCGCCTGGAACCGTCTGTGTACGGACCTGGGGGTGCACGGCCATATTTTCTACCGCCGCCGCCGGATCAACCTGAAGCGCAAAAGCGGCAACGTGGCCGATTTCTGCCGCCGCTACGGGGCTCACTACACCTACATGATCGTCTTCGATGCCGACTCGGTCATGACCGGAGAAATTCTGGTGCGTATGGTCCATATCATGGAGCGCAGGCGGAACGTGGGCATCCTGCAGACGGCTCCGGCCTGCACCGGCCGGGAAACCCTCATCGCCAGGGCCCAGCAGTTCGCCAACCGGGCCTATGGTCCCATGTACGCGGCCGGACTGCATCACTGGTTTCTGGGCGACGCGCAATTCTGGGGACATAACGCCATCATCCGGGTACAGCCCTTCATCCGCCACTGCGCCCTGGGCCGCCTGCCCGGCAGACCGCCTCTGGGCGGAGACATTCTGTCCCACGACTTTGTGGAGTCGGCCCTCATGCGCCGGGCCGGGTATTCCGTATGGCTGGCTTACGATCTTGAAGGAAGCTACGAGGAAGTACCACCCAACCTGCTGAACGAACTCAAGCGGGATCGGCGCTGGTGCCAAGGCAACCTGCAACATCTGCGCCTGGTGTTCACGCGGGGCATTTTCCCCGGACACCGCGCTCTGTTTCTGAACGGCGTCATGAGCTACGGCTCCGCCCTGCTCTGGTTTCTGTTTCTGGCCCTGTCCACCACCGAGGCCATTTTGGAGGCTCTGGTCCGGCCGGATTATTTCATGCAAAGCAAAACCCTCTTTCCGGTCTGGCCGGTGTGGGATCCCACGCCCGGCATCACCCTTCTGGCCAGTACGGCGCTGGTGCTTTTTCTGCCCAAACTCTGCGCCTTTTTCCTGATTCTGCTCAAAGGGCGGCGCAGGCTGTTCGGCGGTTTTTTCGGCCTTACGGGCAGCATCATCTCCGAAGTGGCCCTGTCCACCCTGCTTGCGCCCGTACGCATGCTTTTTCACAGCAAATACGTTTTCCTGACGCTCCTCGGCATGGGCATCGGCTGGGGCACACAGCAACGCGACGATGAAGGCACATCCTTCTGGGATGCCTTCCGCTTCCACGGCGGCGGCACTCTGCTGGCCTTTGTCTGGGGTTCGGCTCTGTTTCTGATCAACCGCGTCTTCTTCTGGTGGAGTTCTCCGCTGATATTTTCCCTGCTGCTGTCCATTCCCATCTCCATGCTGACCAGCCGGGCCGAAGTGGGCCGTTTTTTCCGCGCCCTGCGGATTTTCATCACTCCCGAAGAGACGAAAAAGCCCGGAGAATACCAGGATATCGAAGCATATCTGGAGGAAAAGGACAGACAGGGGCTGCCGCTGGGCATGCGAGCCGAAGACGGTTTTGCCAGGGCCGCCGCCGATCCCGGCGTCAATGCCCTGCACCGGACCCTGCTGCGCGGACCGCGTTCTCTTGATCCAAAAATCCGCCAGCGCCGCGAAAAGCTACTGGAAAAGGCGCTGAAAACGGGTCCCGAGGGCCTGAGCAAGAAGGAAAAAAAAGAACTGCTCTACGATGCGGAATGCATGGCGCGTCTGCATGAACAGATTTGGGAACTCCCCGGGAACACGCTGCTGGAGCGCTGGAAGGTCCGTTCGGGATGA
- a CDS encoding site-2 protease family protein: MFDFSQTIQHLSIVAIPFIFGITCHEVAHGYVSYLLGDPTAKNAGRLTLNPLKHLDPLGTLTLILTRMIGWAKPVPINPAYYRNPRRDILYVSLAGPMANFGVMLLFAVILKLLALAARNPGAASWAYFLYPAINIAMAGIFINAILGVFNLLPIPPLDGSKILACLLPPSLGASFMRLEPYGFLILLAFAVAGILEWVLSPVSDFVRTSIVNPLL, from the coding sequence ATGTTCGATTTCAGCCAGACCATTCAGCACCTGTCCATCGTGGCCATCCCGTTCATCTTCGGCATCACCTGCCACGAGGTGGCCCACGGCTATGTTTCCTACCTGCTGGGCGACCCCACGGCCAAAAATGCCGGACGGCTGACCCTGAACCCTCTGAAGCATCTGGATCCGCTGGGCACCCTGACTCTGATCCTGACCCGGATGATCGGCTGGGCCAAACCCGTGCCCATCAATCCCGCGTACTACCGCAACCCCCGAAGGGATATTCTTTACGTTTCCCTGGCCGGGCCGATGGCCAATTTCGGCGTCATGCTCCTTTTCGCCGTGATTCTGAAACTGCTGGCACTGGCGGCCCGCAACCCCGGAGCCGCTTCATGGGCGTACTTTCTGTACCCGGCCATCAACATCGCCATGGCCGGCATTTTCATCAACGCGATACTGGGCGTCTTCAACCTGCTGCCCATTCCGCCGCTGGACGGCAGCAAGATTCTGGCCTGCCTGCTGCCGCCCTCCCTCGGCGCGAGCTTCATGCGCCTGGAGCCGTACGGATTTCTCATTCTGCTCGCGTTCGCCGTAGCGGGGATTCTGGAATGGGTTTTATCTCCGGTCAGCGATTTTGTGCGAACTTCCATCGTCAATCCTCTCCTGTAA
- the infA gene encoding translation initiation factor IF-1: MAKEESIEVEGVVEEAMPNAMFLVRLENGHQVLGHISGKMRKFYIRILPGDRVKVELSPYDLTRGRITYRFK, encoded by the coding sequence ATGGCCAAGGAAGAGTCTATTGAAGTCGAGGGAGTTGTCGAGGAAGCCATGCCCAACGCCATGTTCCTGGTCCGGCTGGAAAACGGGCATCAGGTGCTGGGTCATATTTCCGGCAAGATGCGTAAATTCTACATCCGCATCCTGCCTGGAGACCGGGTCAAGGTGGAACTCTCCCCCTATGACCTGACCCGCGGACGCATCACCTACCGCTTCAAGTAA
- a CDS encoding UbiX family flavin prenyltransferase: protein MDDIHQKKTARRVILGVSGASGVEYAFHLARALRAADGVELHGIISGGAREVLRHESSIPLQELQNCFHVLHDCDHLGAAPASGSWFHTGMIVCPCSMSSLAAIASGVGTNLLHRAADVTLKERRPLILVPRETPLNEIHLRNMLRAHRAGAVIMPPCPGFYHRPRNLEDLLDQFAGRILEQLRLPHDLYTRWS from the coding sequence ATGGACGACATTCACCAGAAAAAAACGGCCCGGCGCGTCATCCTCGGTGTTTCCGGAGCGAGCGGCGTGGAATACGCGTTCCATCTGGCTCGCGCCCTCAGGGCTGCCGACGGCGTGGAGCTGCATGGCATCATTTCCGGTGGGGCCAGAGAAGTGCTGCGCCACGAATCTTCCATCCCCCTGCAAGAACTCCAGAACTGCTTTCATGTCCTGCACGACTGCGACCATCTGGGTGCCGCACCGGCCAGCGGCTCCTGGTTCCATACGGGAATGATCGTCTGTCCGTGTTCCATGTCCAGCCTGGCGGCCATCGCCAGCGGAGTCGGGACCAACCTGCTGCACCGGGCCGCAGACGTCACCCTGAAGGAGCGCCGTCCCCTGATCCTGGTGCCCCGCGAAACTCCGCTGAATGAAATCCATCTCCGGAACATGCTCCGGGCCCACCGGGCCGGTGCCGTGATCATGCCGCCCTGCCCGGGTTTTTACCACCGTCCTCGGAATCTCGAAGATCTGCTGGACCAGTTCGCCGGGCGCATTCTGGAACAATTGCGGCTGCCTCACGACCTTTACACCCGCTGGAGCTGA
- a CDS encoding tryptophan--tRNA ligase: MSKTTVLTGITTTGTPHLGNYAGAIRPAIEASRDADVSSYYFLADLHALIKCHDPALVHRSRLEVAATWLALGLDTEKSIFYRQSDIPEIPELTWILTCMTAKGLMNRAHAYKAAVQENEADDPDKGVTMGLYSYPILMAADILMFRANIVPVGRDQIQHLEMARDIAQRFNHHFGELFVLPEARVDESSSVLAGLDGRKMSKSYNNYIPLFAPENSLRKMIMKIVTNSQAPEEPKSTENCPLFDMYRAFSTPEQVEDMRARFAEGIGWGHVKQALFEAVNAQLAEPREKYAELVQNPEFVEKTLLQGAEKARAQSRPFLEEVRKAVGIRSLTQL; the protein is encoded by the coding sequence ATGTCCAAAACAACAGTTCTGACCGGCATCACGACCACCGGCACTCCGCATCTGGGCAACTACGCAGGCGCCATCCGCCCGGCCATCGAGGCCAGCCGGGACGCCGACGTCAGCTCCTACTATTTTCTGGCCGACCTGCATGCCCTGATCAAATGCCACGACCCGGCGCTGGTGCACCGCTCCCGGCTGGAGGTGGCCGCAACATGGCTGGCTCTGGGGCTGGATACGGAAAAAAGCATCTTCTACCGGCAGTCCGATATCCCGGAAATTCCCGAGCTGACCTGGATTCTGACCTGCATGACGGCCAAGGGGCTGATGAACAGGGCTCACGCCTACAAAGCCGCCGTCCAGGAGAACGAGGCCGACGATCCGGACAAGGGCGTGACCATGGGACTTTATTCCTACCCCATCCTCATGGCCGCCGACATCCTCATGTTCCGGGCCAATATCGTGCCCGTGGGCCGGGACCAGATCCAGCACCTGGAAATGGCCCGCGACATCGCCCAGCGTTTCAACCACCATTTCGGCGAGCTCTTCGTTCTGCCCGAGGCCCGCGTGGACGAATCCTCGTCCGTGCTGGCCGGGCTGGACGGACGCAAGATGAGCAAGAGCTACAACAACTACATTCCGCTTTTCGCCCCGGAAAACAGCCTGCGCAAGATGATCATGAAAATCGTGACCAACTCCCAGGCCCCGGAAGAGCCCAAAAGCACAGAAAACTGCCCGCTTTTCGACATGTACCGGGCTTTTTCCACCCCCGAACAGGTGGAGGACATGCGCGCGCGCTTCGCAGAGGGCATCGGCTGGGGGCATGTCAAGCAGGCCCTGTTCGAGGCGGTCAACGCCCAGTTGGCGGAGCCCAGAGAAAAGTACGCCGAGCTTGTCCAAAATCCGGAATTCGTCGAAAAAACACTGCTGCAAGGCGCGGAAAAAGCCCGCGCCCAGAGCCGCCCCTTTCTGGAGGAAGTCCGGAAAGCCGTGGGCATCCGTTCCCTGACCCAACTCTGA
- a CDS encoding NAD(P)H-dependent oxidoreductase, translating into MDKKTVLDAFMFRHACKEFDPDAKIPEEDFLFILEAARLSPSSFGFEPWKFQVVQDMTLRGKLLPHTWGGRKQIPTASHFLVCLAMKTPLLRHDSSRIADFMRRVQNLSEDAIAARTEYFANFQKTDFHLLDNDRAMFDWACKQCYIAQANMMTAAALIGIDSCPIEGFVREKVDEVLTADFGMNPEEYGVAYMLAFGYRIKQPKPKTRQALDDILRWF; encoded by the coding sequence ATGGACAAGAAGACCGTTCTCGACGCTTTCATGTTCCGCCACGCCTGCAAGGAATTTGATCCCGACGCAAAAATTCCGGAAGAGGACTTTCTGTTCATTCTGGAAGCGGCCCGCCTGTCCCCAAGCTCTTTCGGATTCGAGCCCTGGAAGTTTCAGGTGGTTCAGGACATGACGCTGCGCGGGAAACTCCTGCCCCATACCTGGGGCGGCCGGAAACAGATTCCCACGGCCAGCCATTTTCTGGTCTGCCTGGCCATGAAGACTCCGCTGCTGCGGCACGACAGCTCCCGTATCGCGGATTTCATGCGCCGGGTGCAGAATCTGTCCGAGGACGCGATCGCCGCACGGACGGAATACTTCGCCAACTTTCAGAAGACGGACTTCCATCTTCTGGACAACGATCGGGCCATGTTCGACTGGGCCTGCAAACAGTGCTATATCGCCCAGGCCAACATGATGACCGCTGCGGCGCTGATCGGCATTGATTCCTGCCCCATCGAGGGGTTTGTCCGGGAAAAGGTGGATGAAGTTCTGACCGCCGACTTCGGCATGAATCCGGAGGAATACGGTGTGGCCTACATGCTGGCTTTCGGATACCGGATCAAGCAGCCCAAGCCCAAAACGCGTCAGGCTCTGGACGACATACTGCGCTGGTTCTGA
- a CDS encoding LolA family protein, whose translation MLRILSVLLLILAGAWGAQASELTDAIQKRYDTLQSFRGFFVQTLINASSRETQERLGTIVFVRPRFIRWETTSPEQELLIVGKDTVWDYFPEEQTLYRYTVEQVLDSKTMIRFLSGEANLKEDFTVEDLGMDGEFRHLKLMPKEPEPNLVEGEIWVRPGQDILEKIKLTDFFGNVNELVLSGLELDVPVDPKEFTLEPPKDVEILDGPGE comes from the coding sequence GTGCTGCGGATTCTTTCGGTTCTGCTGCTGATTCTGGCGGGTGCGTGGGGCGCGCAGGCGTCCGAGCTGACCGACGCCATTCAGAAACGCTACGACACGCTGCAATCCTTCCGGGGATTCTTCGTCCAGACCCTGATCAACGCCTCCAGCCGGGAAACTCAGGAGCGTCTGGGCACCATCGTTTTCGTCCGGCCCCGCTTCATCCGCTGGGAGACGACGAGTCCGGAGCAGGAACTGCTGATCGTGGGCAAGGATACGGTCTGGGACTATTTCCCCGAGGAACAGACCTTGTACCGCTACACCGTGGAACAGGTGCTCGATTCCAAAACCATGATCCGTTTCCTGTCGGGCGAGGCCAATCTGAAAGAAGACTTCACTGTGGAGGACCTGGGAATGGACGGCGAATTCCGTCATCTGAAACTCATGCCCAAAGAGCCCGAGCCCAATCTGGTGGAAGGGGAGATTTGGGTCCGCCCCGGTCAGGACATACTGGAAAAGATCAAACTCACAGATTTTTTCGGCAATGTGAACGAACTGGTCCTGAGCGGGCTGGAACTGGACGTGCCTGTCGACCCCAAGGAATTCACCCTGGAGCCGCCCAAGGACGTTGAAATTCTGGATGGACCGGGCGAGTAG